One genomic window of Methyloceanibacter sp. wino2 includes the following:
- a CDS encoding NADH:ubiquinone oxidoreductase subunit NDUFA12, with amino-acid sequence MGLFSDLFTWWHGDTLGTRLYTWRKGERVGEDGLGNVYYKERNGTRRWVIYKNLSEASQIPPEWHAWIHFITNEPPTDEDYKPRPWEEAHRPNLTGTYEAYRPPGSVMRPRVQEQPLDYEPWSPESS; translated from the coding sequence ATGGGACTCTTCAGTGACTTGTTTACCTGGTGGCACGGCGACACGCTGGGCACCCGGCTCTACACGTGGCGCAAGGGCGAGCGCGTCGGCGAGGACGGGCTTGGCAACGTCTACTACAAGGAGCGGAACGGCACGCGCCGCTGGGTGATCTACAAGAACCTCTCCGAGGCCTCGCAGATCCCGCCGGAATGGCACGCCTGGATCCACTTCATCACCAACGAGCCGCCCACGGACGAGGACTACAAGCCCCGGCCTTGGGAAGAGGCGCACCGCCCCAACCTGACCGGCACGTATGAAGCGTACCGGCCGCCGGGATCGGTCATGCGCCCGCGCGTGCAGGAGCAGCCGCTGGATTACGAACCCTGGTCGCCGGAATCCTCGTAA
- the accB gene encoding acetyl-CoA carboxylase biotin carboxyl carrier protein: protein MTKDGGSLDTDLIRELATLLDETSLTEIEIEIDGRRFRVARNVNVTAAAVAAAPAPAAVEHAEPKRRTPSEDAGAHPGSVSSPMVGTAYRSPEPGAAPFIEIGSSVKSGQTLLIIEAMKTMNHIPSPQSGKVTAILVEDGQPVEFGEPLVVIE from the coding sequence ATGACAAAAGACGGGGGAAGCCTCGATACGGACCTCATCAGGGAGCTCGCGACGCTTCTAGATGAAACCAGCCTGACGGAAATCGAGATCGAAATCGACGGACGCCGCTTCCGCGTCGCGCGCAACGTCAATGTGACGGCGGCGGCCGTCGCTGCAGCGCCTGCACCAGCCGCAGTTGAGCATGCGGAGCCGAAGCGCCGCACGCCGTCGGAGGACGCGGGTGCCCATCCGGGCTCGGTCTCCTCACCGATGGTGGGAACCGCTTATCGCTCTCCCGAGCCTGGAGCGGCGCCATTCATCGAAATCGGCAGCTCGGTAAAGTCGGGTCAGACGCTTCTCATTATCGAAGCGATGAAGACGATGAACCACATCCCCTCGCCTCAGTCCGGCAAGGTCACGGCAATTCTCGTCGAGGACGGACAGCCGGTCGAGTTCGGCGAACCCCTCGTCGTGATCGAGTAG
- a CDS encoding trans-aconitate 2-methyltransferase, with protein sequence MLQRWSASDFAKNGQFIQDMAGPIFALLAPKPGERILDLGCGDGTLTAEIEAAGADVLGVDNSVELLAVARMKGLSVKRADAHELDYVQEFDAVFSNAALHWMQDPALVIDGVARALRPGGRFVGELGGHGNIASIATALRAVVKARGGDPAQAVRWYFPTMEEYGALLSSHGFIVRDMALVPRSTPSRGTCRAGSAPSAGSSSTGSKSRSAAMSWRRRWSS encoded by the coding sequence ATGCTCCAACGCTGGTCTGCCTCCGACTTCGCGAAGAATGGGCAGTTCATCCAGGACATGGCCGGTCCCATCTTTGCGCTGCTCGCGCCCAAGCCCGGTGAGCGGATCCTGGATCTGGGCTGCGGCGACGGCACGCTGACCGCGGAAATCGAAGCCGCGGGCGCCGACGTGCTCGGGGTCGACAACAGCGTCGAGTTACTGGCGGTCGCCCGCATGAAGGGCCTCTCGGTGAAGCGTGCCGATGCCCATGAACTCGACTACGTCCAGGAGTTCGACGCGGTGTTCTCCAATGCCGCGCTGCATTGGATGCAAGACCCGGCCCTCGTCATCGATGGCGTGGCGCGGGCGCTGCGGCCGGGCGGCCGGTTCGTCGGAGAGCTCGGCGGTCACGGCAACATTGCTTCAATCGCCACGGCCTTGCGCGCCGTCGTCAAGGCGCGCGGCGGCGACCCCGCGCAAGCAGTGCGCTGGTACTTCCCGACGATGGAGGAGTACGGCGCGCTGCTGTCGAGCCACGGATTCATCGTGCGGGACATGGCGCTCGTGCCACGCTCGACACCCTCAAGGGGGACATGCAGGGCTGGCTCAGCACCTTCTGCCGGTTCTTCTTCGACAGGTTCGAAGAGCCGGAGCGCAGCGATGTCCTGGAGGAGGCGCTGGAGCTCTTGA
- the aat gene encoding leucyl/phenylalanyl-tRNA--protein transferase, whose protein sequence is MTSLDDVTIEITPQVLLKAYSCGIFPMAESADNNALYWIEPERRGILPLDAVHVSRSLAKTIRRGGYEVRIDNDFDAVIDGCAEPRSGRRSTWINSRIRSLYGELFALGHCHTVEVWQDGALTGGLYGVHLGRAFFGESMFSRARDTSKIALVYLVARLKYGGFTLLDTQFITDHLAQFGAIEISRQVFQQLLEEALDCDLGNGSADGSGDSADMAAASFAALPVDTDPAEILELVSRASAPGRP, encoded by the coding sequence ATGACCTCTCTGGACGACGTCACGATCGAGATCACGCCGCAGGTTCTGCTGAAGGCGTATTCGTGCGGCATCTTTCCGATGGCGGAAAGCGCGGACAACAACGCGCTTTATTGGATCGAGCCCGAGCGCCGCGGGATCCTGCCGCTGGATGCGGTGCACGTCTCCAGGAGCCTCGCCAAGACAATCCGCCGAGGCGGCTATGAAGTCAGGATCGACAACGACTTCGACGCCGTGATCGACGGCTGCGCCGAACCGCGATCCGGCCGCCGCAGCACCTGGATCAACAGCCGCATTCGCAGCCTCTATGGGGAGCTGTTCGCGCTCGGACATTGCCACACGGTCGAGGTCTGGCAGGACGGTGCGCTGACGGGCGGACTCTACGGTGTCCATCTGGGCCGGGCGTTCTTCGGTGAGAGCATGTTTTCCCGGGCACGGGACACCAGCAAGATCGCACTCGTCTATCTGGTCGCGCGCCTGAAATACGGCGGCTTCACCCTGCTCGACACACAGTTCATCACCGACCACCTCGCGCAATTCGGCGCCATCGAGATCAGCCGGCAGGTCTTTCAGCAGCTTTTGGAAGAGGCGTTGGACTGCGACCTGGGCAACGGTAGTGCAGATGGTAGCGGCGATAGCGCGGATATGGCCGCGGCTTCGTTTGCCGCCCTGCCCGTCGATACGGATCCTGCCGAGATCCTGGAACTGGTCAGCCGGGCTTCAGCGCCTGGTCGCCCTTAG
- a CDS encoding DUF2155 domain-containing protein produces the protein MLVAILGAEASEEMGIKGSNRGQRWAGRAASAALAACALALPASSAGAAPIENETAVFAALDKVTGRIQHLEIPIDQTVEFGALRVTPRICNSRPLTEKPDTASFVEVDEVKLTGEQQRIFTGWMFAESPGLHAVEHPVFDVWLTKCKDPIGGPPPESAETESEEAPEEAAAAEQAPAPAPPPQAAQPSRPAAPPPAARQQQRPLLPWLQR, from the coding sequence TTGCTAGTCGCGATCCTGGGGGCGGAAGCGAGCGAAGAGATGGGCATCAAGGGGAGCAATAGGGGACAGCGATGGGCCGGCCGCGCCGCTTCGGCCGCGCTTGCAGCCTGTGCGTTGGCTCTTCCCGCAAGCTCCGCCGGCGCCGCGCCGATCGAGAACGAGACGGCCGTCTTCGCCGCCTTGGACAAGGTGACGGGCCGCATCCAGCATCTCGAGATTCCGATCGATCAGACCGTCGAGTTCGGTGCCCTGAGGGTAACGCCGCGCATCTGTAATTCGCGGCCGCTCACGGAGAAGCCCGATACGGCGTCCTTCGTCGAAGTAGACGAGGTCAAGTTGACGGGCGAACAGCAGCGCATTTTTACCGGCTGGATGTTTGCCGAAAGCCCAGGCCTTCACGCGGTCGAGCACCCTGTGTTCGATGTCTGGCTGACGAAGTGCAAGGATCCGATCGGCGGTCCGCCGCCCGAAAGCGCGGAGACCGAATCCGAAGAGGCACCGGAGGAAGCAGCGGCCGCCGAACAGGCGCCTGCACCGGCCCCGCCGCCTCAAGCGGCTCAGCCGTCCCGTCCTGCCGCACCGCCGCCCGCTGCCCGGCAGCAGCAACGGCCCCTTCTTCCTTGGCTACAACGCTAA
- the accC gene encoding acetyl-CoA carboxylase biotin carboxylase subunit, producing the protein MFDKILIANRGEIALRIERACKELGISTVAVHSTADAHAMHVRLADESVCIGPPQAKESYLNIPAIVAACEITGADAVHPGYGFLAENARFAEILEEHGITFIGPTAEHVRIMGDKIKAKETAKALGIPVVPGSDGPISDFETAKVVAEEIGYPVMVKASAGGGGRGMKLAHFDYELEAALSTARTEAGAAFGDDTVYLEKYLGKPRHIEVQVLADGNGNAIHLGERDCSIQRRHQKLWEEAPSPALNESERVRIGEIVASAMRELKYRGVGTVEFLYENNEFYFIEMNTRLQVEHTVTEMITGLDLVIEQIRIASGAPLTIQQEDVRFEGHAIECRINAENPLTFRPSPGTITHFHPPGGLGVRVDSGAYAGYTIPPYYDSLIGKLIVHARNRNECLMRLKRALGEFVVDGIETTIPLFSSLIHEPDIVNGHYDIHWLEDHLAPNGER; encoded by the coding sequence ATGTTCGACAAGATCCTGATCGCCAACCGGGGAGAGATCGCGCTTCGCATCGAGCGAGCCTGCAAAGAACTCGGCATTTCCACCGTCGCCGTCCACTCGACCGCCGATGCGCACGCCATGCATGTGCGCCTCGCCGACGAAAGCGTTTGTATCGGCCCGCCGCAAGCCAAGGAGAGCTATCTCAATATCCCTGCGATCGTCGCGGCCTGCGAGATCACAGGCGCCGATGCCGTTCACCCCGGCTACGGCTTTCTGGCCGAGAACGCCCGTTTCGCCGAAATCCTCGAAGAGCACGGCATCACGTTCATCGGCCCGACTGCCGAGCACGTGCGCATCATGGGCGACAAAATCAAAGCCAAGGAAACCGCGAAGGCCCTTGGCATTCCGGTCGTGCCCGGATCGGACGGCCCCATCTCCGATTTCGAGACCGCGAAAGTCGTCGCCGAGGAAATCGGCTACCCGGTGATGGTGAAGGCCTCCGCCGGCGGCGGCGGCCGCGGCATGAAGCTCGCCCATTTCGACTACGAACTCGAAGCGGCCCTCAGCACGGCCCGCACGGAGGCCGGCGCCGCCTTCGGCGACGATACGGTTTACCTGGAGAAGTATCTCGGCAAGCCGCGCCACATCGAGGTGCAGGTTCTCGCCGATGGCAACGGCAACGCCATTCACTTAGGCGAGCGCGATTGCTCCATCCAACGGCGGCATCAGAAGCTCTGGGAAGAAGCCCCCTCGCCCGCGCTGAACGAGAGCGAACGCGTGCGCATCGGCGAGATCGTGGCCAGCGCCATGCGCGAGTTGAAGTATCGCGGCGTCGGCACGGTGGAGTTTCTTTACGAGAACAACGAGTTCTATTTCATCGAAATGAACACGCGACTCCAGGTGGAGCACACCGTGACCGAGATGATCACAGGGCTCGATCTCGTGATCGAACAGATACGGATCGCCTCGGGCGCCCCGCTGACGATCCAGCAGGAAGACGTTCGTTTCGAGGGGCATGCCATCGAGTGCCGCATCAACGCGGAGAACCCGCTCACATTCCGGCCCTCTCCGGGCACCATCACCCATTTCCATCCGCCGGGCGGTCTCGGTGTCCGGGTCGATTCAGGCGCGTATGCGGGTTACACGATCCCTCCATATTACGACAGCCTGATCGGCAAGCTCATTGTGCACGCGCGAAATCGCAATGAGTGCCTCATGCGTCTCAAGCGGGCCTTGGGAGAATTCGTGGTCGATGGCATCGAGACGACCATTCCCTTGTTCTCCTCGCTCATCCATGAGCCGGACATCGTCAACGGCCATTACGATATCCATTGGCTCGAGGACCATCTGGCGCCGAACGGCGAGCGCTAG